Proteins from one Escherichia coli genomic window:
- the cysS gene encoding cysteine--tRNA ligase: MLKIFNTLTRQKEEFKPIHAGEVGMYVCGITVYDLCHIGHGRTFVAFDVVARYLRFLGYKLKYVRNITDIDDKIIKRANENGESFVALVDRMIAEMHKDFDALNILRPDMEPRATHHIAEIIELTEQLIAKGHAYVADNGDVMFDVPTDPTYGVLSRQDLDQLQAGARVDVVDDKRNPMDFVLWKMSKEGEPSWPSPWGAGRPGWHIECSAMNCKQLGNHFDIHGGGSDLMFPHHENEIAQSTCAHDGQYVNYWMHSGMVMVDREKMSKSLGNFFTVRDVLKYYDAETVRYFLMSGHYRSQLNYSEENLKQARAALERLYTALRGTDKTVAPAGGEAFEVRFIEAMDDDFNTPEAYSVLFDMAREVNRLKAEDMAAANAMASHLRKLSAVLGLLEQEPEAFLQSGAQADDSEVAEIEALIQQRLDARKAKDWAAADAARDRLNEMGIVLEDGPQGTTWRRK; this comes from the coding sequence ATGCTAAAAATCTTCAATACTCTGACACGCCAAAAAGAGGAATTTAAGCCTATTCACGCCGGGGAAGTCGGCATGTACGTGTGTGGAATCACCGTTTACGATCTCTGTCATATCGGTCACGGGCGTACCTTTGTTGCCTTTGACGTGGTTGCGCGCTATCTGCGTTTCCTCGGCTATAAGCTGAAGTATGTGCGCAACATTACTGATATCGACGACAAAATCATCAAACGCGCCAATGAAAATGGCGAAAGCTTTGTGGCGCTGGTGGATCGCATGATCGCCGAAATGCACAAAGATTTTGATGCTTTGAACATTCTGCGCCCGGATATGGAGCCGCGCGCGACGCACCATATCGCAGAAATTATTGAACTCACTGAACAACTGATCGCCAAAGGTCACGCTTATGTGGCGGACAACGGCGACGTGATGTTCGACGTACCGACCGATCCGACCTATGGCGTGCTGTCGCGTCAGGATCTCGACCAGCTGCAGGCAGGCGCGCGCGTTGACGTGGTCGACGACAAACGCAACCCGATGGACTTCGTTCTGTGGAAGATGTCGAAAGAGGGCGAACCGAGCTGGCCGTCTCCGTGGGGCGCGGGCCGTCCAGGCTGGCACATTGAATGTTCGGCAATGAACTGCAAGCAGTTGGGTAACCACTTTGATATCCACGGCGGTGGTTCAGACCTGATGTTCCCACACCACGAAAACGAAATCGCTCAGTCCACCTGTGCCCATGATGGTCAGTATGTGAACTACTGGATGCACTCGGGGATGGTAATGGTTGACCGAGAGAAGATGTCCAAATCGCTGGGTAACTTCTTTACCGTGCGTGATGTGCTGAAATACTACGACGCGGAAACCGTGCGTTACTTCCTGATGTCGGGCCACTATCGCAGCCAGCTGAACTACAGCGAAGAGAACCTGAAGCAGGCACGCGCGGCGCTGGAGCGTCTCTACACTGCGCTGCGCGGCACAGACAAAACCGTTGCTCCTGCCGGTGGCGAAGCGTTTGAAGTGCGCTTTATTGAAGCGATGGACGACGATTTCAACACCCCGGAAGCCTATTCCGTGCTGTTTGATATGGCGCGTGAAGTTAACCGTCTGAAAGCAGAAGATATGGCAGCGGCGAACGCAATGGCGTCTCATCTGCGTAAACTTTCTGCCGTGCTGGGCCTGCTGGAGCAAGAACCAGAAGCATTCCTGCAAAGCGGCGCGCAGGCAGACGACAGCGAAGTGGCTGAGATTGAAGCCTTAATTCAACAGCGTCTGGATGCCCGTAAAGCGAAAGACTGGGCGGCGGCAGATGCGGCGCGTGACCGTCTTAACGAGATGGGGATCGTGCTGGAAGATGGCCCGCAAGGGACCACCTGGCGTCGTAAGTAA
- the folD gene encoding bifunctional methylenetetrahydrofolate dehydrogenase/methenyltetrahydrofolate cyclohydrolase FolD, whose protein sequence is MAAKIIDGKTIAQQVRSEVAQKVQARIAAGLRAPGLAVVLVGSNPASQIYVASKRKACEEVGFVSRSYDLPETTSEAELLELIDALNADNTIDGILVQLPLPAGIDNVKVLERIHPDKDVDGFHPYNVGRLCQRAPRLRPCTPRGIVTLLERYNIDTFGLNAVVIGASNIVGRPMSMELLLAGCTTTVTHRFTKNLRHHVENADLLIVAVGKPGFIPGDWIKEGAIVIDVGINRLENGKVVGDVVFEDAAKRASYITPVPGGVGPMTVATLIENTLQACVEYHDPQGE, encoded by the coding sequence ATGGCAGCAAAGATTATTGACGGTAAAACGATTGCGCAGCAGGTGCGCTCTGAAGTTGCTCAAAAAGTTCAGGCACGTATTGCAGCTGGACTGCGGGCACCAGGACTGGCCGTAGTACTGGTGGGTAGCAACCCTGCATCGCAAATTTATGTCGCAAGCAAACGCAAAGCTTGTGAAGAAGTCGGGTTCGTCTCCCGTTCTTATGACCTCCCGGAAACCACCAGCGAAGCGGAGCTGCTGGAGCTTATCGATGCGCTGAATGCCGACAACACCATTGATGGCATTCTGGTCCAACTGCCGTTACCGGCGGGTATTGATAACGTCAAAGTACTGGAACGTATTCACCCGGACAAAGACGTAGACGGTTTCCATCCTTATAACGTCGGTCGCCTGTGCCAGCGCGCGCCGCGTCTGCGTCCCTGCACCCCGCGTGGTATCGTCACACTGCTTGAGCGTTACAACATTGATACCTTCGGCCTTAACGCCGTGGTGATTGGCGCATCGAATATCGTCGGTCGCCCAATGAGCATGGAACTGTTGCTCGCAGGTTGCACCACCACCGTGACTCACCGCTTCACTAAAAATCTGCGTCATCACGTAGAAAATGCCGATCTACTGATCGTTGCCGTCGGTAAGCCAGGCTTTATTCCCGGTGACTGGATCAAAGAAGGCGCAATTGTGATTGATGTCGGCATCAACCGTCTGGAAAATGGCAAAGTTGTGGGCGACGTCGTGTTTGAAGACGCGGCTAAACGCGCCTCATACATTACGCCTGTTCCGGGCGGCGTTGGCCCGATGACGGTTGCCACGCTGATCGAAAACACGCTACAGGCGTGCGTTGAATATCATGATCCACAGGGTGAGTAA
- the fimH gene encoding type 1 fimbria D-mannose specific adhesin FimH: MKIICRSLLAMACLWLTNISWATVCANSTGVAEDEHYDLSNVFNSTNNQPGQIVVLPEKSGWVGVSAICPPGTLVNYTYRSYVTNFVVQETIDNYKYMQLNDYLLGAMSLVDSVMDIQFPPQNYIRMGTDPNVSQNLSFGVMDSRLIFRLKVIRPFINMVEIPRQVMFTVYVTSTPYDPLVTPVYTISFGGRVEVPQNCELNAGQIVEFDFGDIGASLFSAAGPGNRPNGVMPQTKNIAIKCTNVAAQAYLTMRLEASAVSGQAMVSDNQDLGFIVADQNDTPITPNDLNSVIPFRLDAAAAANVTLRAWPISITGQKPTEGPFSALGYLRVDYQ, from the coding sequence ATGAAGATAATCTGCAGGTCATTATTAGCAATGGCATGTTTGTGGTTAACAAACATATCCTGGGCTACTGTTTGTGCAAATAGTACTGGCGTAGCAGAAGATGAACACTATGATCTCTCAAATGTCTTTAATAGCACCAATAACCAGCCAGGTCAGATTGTTGTTTTACCGGAAAAATCCGGCTGGGTAGGTGTGTCAGCAATTTGCCCACCCGGCACGCTGGTGAATTATACATACCGTAGTTATGTCACCAACTTTGTTGTTCAGGAAACTATCGATAATTATAAATATATGCAATTAAATGATTATCTATTAGGTGCGATGAGTCTGGTTGATAGCGTGATGGATATTCAATTTCCCCCGCAAAATTATATCCGTATGGGAACAGATCCTAACGTTTCGCAAAACCTTTCGTTCGGGGTGATGGATTCTCGTTTGATATTTCGTTTAAAGGTTATTCGTCCTTTTATTAACATGGTGGAGATCCCCAGACAGGTGATGTTTACCGTGTATGTGACATCAACGCCTTACGATCCGTTGGTTACACCTGTTTATACCATTAGTTTTGGTGGCCGGGTTGAAGTACCGCAAAACTGCGAATTAAATGCCGGGCAAATTGTTGAATTTGATTTTGGTGATATCGGTGCATCGTTATTTAGTGCGGCAGGGCCGGGGAATCGACCTAATGGTGTCATGCCGCAAACCAAGAATATTGCGATCAAATGTACGAATGTTGCTGCGCAGGCTTATTTAACAATGCGTCTGGAAGCCAGTGCCGTTTCTGGTCAGGCGATGGTGTCGGACAATCAGGATTTAGGTTTTATTGTCGCCGATCAGAACGATACGCCGATCACGCCTAACGATCTCAATAGCGTTATTCCTTTCCGTCTGGATGCAGCTGCGGCAGCCAATGTCACACTTCGCGCCTGGCCTATCAGTATTACCGGTCAAAAACCGACCGAAGGGCCGTTTAGCGCGCTGGGGTATTTACGCGTCGATTATCAATGA
- the ppiB gene encoding peptidylprolyl isomerase B — protein sequence MVTFHTNHGDIVIKTFDDKAPETVKNFLDYCREGFYNNTIFHRVINGFMIQGGGFEPGMKQKATKEPIKNEANNGLKNTRGTLAMARTQAPHSATAQFFINVVDNDFLNFSGESLQGWGYCVFAEVVEGMDVVDKIKGVATGRSGMHQDVPKEDVIIESVTVSE from the coding sequence ATGGTTACTTTCCACACCAATCACGGCGATATTGTCATCAAAACTTTTGACGATAAAGCACCTGAAACAGTTAAAAACTTCCTGGACTACTGCCGCGAAGGTTTTTACAACAACACCATTTTCCACCGTGTTATCAACGGCTTTATGATTCAGGGCGGCGGTTTTGAGCCAGGCATGAAGCAAAAAGCCACCAAAGAACCGATCAAAAACGAAGCCAACAACGGTCTGAAAAACACCCGCGGTACGCTGGCAATGGCCCGTACTCAGGCACCGCACTCTGCAACTGCACAGTTCTTCATCAACGTGGTTGATAACGACTTCCTGAACTTCTCTGGCGAAAGCCTGCAAGGTTGGGGTTACTGCGTGTTTGCTGAAGTGGTTGAAGGCATGGACGTGGTAGACAAAATCAAAGGTGTAGCAACCGGTCGTAGCGGTATGCACCAGGACGTGCCTAAAGAAGACGTTATCATTGAAAGCGTGACCGTTAGCGAGTAA
- the fimA gene encoding type 1 fimbrial major subunit FimA has product MKLRFISSALAAALFAATGSYAAVVDGGTIHFEGELVNAACSVNTDSADQVVTLGQYRTDIFNAVGNTSALIPFTIQLNDCDPVVAANAAVAFSGQADAINDNLLAIASSTNTTTATGVGIEILDNTSAILKPDGNSFSTNQNLIPGTNVLHFSARYKGTGTSASAGQANADATFIMRYE; this is encoded by the coding sequence ATGAAATTAAGATTTATTTCGTCTGCGCTGGCTGCCGCACTATTCGCCGCTACGGGTAGTTATGCTGCCGTTGTAGATGGCGGTACAATTCACTTTGAAGGCGAACTGGTGAATGCTGCCTGTTCAGTGAATACTGACTCGGCAGACCAGGTTGTCACACTCGGTCAATATCGTACCGATATTTTCAATGCTGTTGGTAATACCTCTGCATTAATTCCATTCACTATACAGTTGAACGACTGCGATCCTGTTGTTGCCGCTAATGCTGCCGTTGCATTTTCTGGTCAGGCGGATGCAATCAATGATAATTTATTGGCCATTGCATCCAGTACCAATACAACAACAGCAACGGGTGTCGGTATTGAAATACTTGATAATACATCTGCAATTCTCAAACCTGATGGGAATAGCTTCTCAACCAACCAGAACTTGATCCCCGGGACCAACGTTCTTCATTTTTCTGCGCGTTATAAAGGCACCGGTACAAGTGCATCAGCAGGGCAAGCAAATGCTGACGCGACTTTTATTATGAGATACGAATAA
- the ybcJ gene encoding ribosome-associated protein YbcJ, translating to MATFSLGKHPHVELCDLLKLEGWSESGAQAKIAIAEGQVKVDGAVETRKRCKIVAGQTVSFAGHSVQVVA from the coding sequence ATGGCGACATTTTCTTTAGGTAAACATCCGCACGTTGAGCTGTGCGACTTGCTGAAACTGGAAGGCTGGAGCGAAAGCGGTGCGCAGGCGAAAATCGCGATTGCCGAAGGCCAGGTGAAAGTCGACGGCGCGGTTGAAACGCGCAAACGCTGCAAAATTGTCGCCGGGCAGACAGTAAGTTTTGCAGGTCACAGCGTACAGGTTGTTGCCTGA
- the fimC gene encoding type 1 fimbria chaperone FimC has translation MMTKIKLLMLIIFHLIISASAHAAGGIALGATRIIYPADAKQTAVWIRNSHTNERFLVNSWIENSSGVKEKSFIITPPLFVSEPKSENTLRIIYTGPPLAADRESLFWMNVKTIPSVDKNALNGRNVLQLAILSRMKLFLRPIQLQELPAEAPDTLKFSRSGNYINVHNPSPFYVTLVNLQVGSQKLGNAMAAPRVNSQIPLPSGVQGKLKFQTVNDYGSVTPVREVNLN, from the coding sequence ATGATGACTAAAATAAAGTTATTGATGCTCATTATATTTCATTTAATCATTTCGGCCAGCGCCCATGCTGCCGGAGGGATCGCATTAGGTGCCACGCGTATTATTTATCCCGCTGATGCTAAACAGACTGCGGTATGGATTAGAAATAGCCATACCAATGAGCGCTTTCTGGTCAATTCGTGGATTGAAAACAGTAGCGGTGTAAAAGAAAAGTCATTCATCATTACACCGCCACTGTTTGTTAGTGAACCCAAAAGCGAAAATACCTTGCGTATTATTTACACCGGTCCACCGCTGGCGGCAGATCGTGAGTCTTTGTTCTGGATGAATGTTAAGACGATCCCTTCGGTAGATAAAAATGCATTGAACGGCAGGAATGTTTTGCAACTGGCGATTTTATCGCGCATGAAGTTATTTCTCCGTCCAATTCAACTACAAGAATTACCCGCAGAAGCGCCGGACACACTCAAGTTTTCGCGATCCGGTAACTATATCAATGTTCATAATCCATCACCTTTTTATGTCACCCTGGTTAACCTGCAAGTGGGCAGCCAAAAGTTGGGGAATGCTATGGCTGCACCCAGAGTTAATTCACAAATTCCCTTACCCTCAGGAGTACAGGGAAAGCTGAAATTTCAGACCGTTAATGATTATGGTTCAGTAACCCCAGTCAGAGAAGTGAACTTAAACTAA
- the ybcI gene encoding metal-dependent hydrolase, translating to MPTVITHAAVPLCIGLGLGSKVIPPRLLFAGIVLAMLPDADVLTFKFGVAYGNVFGHRGFTHSLVFAFVVPLLCVLIGRRWFRAGLIRCWLFLTVSLLSHSLLDSVTTGGKGVGWLWPWSDERFFAPWQVIKVAPFALSRYTTPYGHQVIISELMWVWLPGMLLMGMLWWRRR from the coding sequence ATGCCAACCGTTATTACGCACGCCGCCGTTCCCCTTTGCATTGGTTTAGGGTTGGGTTCAAAAGTCATCCCTCCGCGCCTGTTATTTGCCGGAATCGTCCTGGCGATGCTGCCCGATGCTGATGTATTGACATTTAAATTTGGCGTTGCTTACGGCAATGTTTTTGGTCATCGCGGGTTCACCCATTCGCTGGTGTTTGCGTTTGTTGTCCCGCTGTTATGTGTGCTGATTGGACGTCGATGGTTCAGGGCTGGGCTGATTCGCTGCTGGCTGTTTTTAACCGTTTCGTTGCTATCGCACAGCTTGCTGGATTCGGTAACCACTGGCGGTAAAGGCGTTGGCTGGCTGTGGCCGTGGTCAGATGAACGCTTTTTCGCTCCCTGGCAGGTGATTAAAGTCGCGCCGTTTGCATTGTCTCGTTACACCACGCCGTACGGGCATCAAGTGATTATTTCTGAATTGATGTGGGTGTGGTTGCCGGGGATGCTACTGATGGGAATGTTGTGGTGGCGCAGACGATAA